One Methylocaldum marinum DNA window includes the following coding sequences:
- a CDS encoding HAD-IC family P-type ATPase — translation MRRDISAARMKDLAVDPRGLSASDVVERRARYGRNDILEVAGSPWLELARDTLKDPMIWFLIGVGLIYAVLGNYAEAVTLAVAILPLIGMDAYLHRRTRVSTEGLGRRLAQTARVVRDGVLSEVSAAELVPGDRVLVETGESFPADGLIVSGEGLQADESPLTGEAYPVPKKALASGPAASDESVWIDGDHWGFAGTRLLTGQAELTMAYTGRQTLYGEIVRTAAAGGHERTPLQTAISNLVVLLTAAACVLCLILAGVRLRQGHGWVDALVSAATLAVAALPEEFPVVFTMFLGVGAYRLARRKALVRRGVSVENIGRVTCICSDKTGTITEGRLRLEHLAPAAGFGEDELLRWAGLASRGESGDPMDTAILERAGKHAVSAVADSVLETYPYTEQRRRETVVVRIGGRICVASKGAPEVLLPMANLGETERLEWAAEVERLAAEGHKVLACVYWHLDDAAWSGGEPDRGGLFAGLLAFEDPIRDGVIEAVRECRAAGIRVVMVTGDHPMTAAGVARQIGMKGDMLPGDELVSRLDGGAALRADFDVVARAMPAQKLALVRALKAQGEIVAVTGDGVNDVPALQASDIGIAMGERGTRSAREIASIVLLDDNFNTIVRAIAEGRQLFRNLRLSFQYLLLIHIPLVITATFIPLSGHPILYLPVHIVWLETLIHPTALLVFQELPARGPLRPVPKRRAARFFSGGEWFLIAVIGALITALVLWAYDRSLLPGGNVEHARAMAMVALTCASAAATAVLSRLRTKSAWLMVAVTVGSSLALVQTPWLAARLSLQPLHGDDWLIAMFGGLLSVAGPIILYDAGRRLVRALGGSVVSYLRRAAEGGRSEAALSRSPDAPLTRYAWLSIFAALGTIALKTTAYLVTGSVALLSDAAESLVNLLGAGAALIVLTLAARPADKNHPFGHGQAEYFSSGFEGALILVAAAGIVWAAWDRLIHPQALEALNLGMLVSVAAALVNLAVARVLLRVGRRSGSIALEADGKHLMTDVWTTAAVLAGLGGIALTGWQWLDPAIAILAAVNIVVAGTRLILRSLSGLLGAAIPSEERHRVERVLDDYRRQGIRFHDLRARVSGTQRLITLHVLVPGAMTVREGHELLERIESDIRGVVPNLLIVTHIEPLEDMSSFRHETLQ, via the coding sequence ATGCGTCGCGACATTTCCGCAGCACGAATGAAGGATCTTGCGGTCGACCCGCGCGGGCTGTCAGCCTCGGATGTTGTCGAGCGCAGGGCGCGATACGGGCGAAACGACATCCTCGAAGTCGCCGGTAGCCCCTGGCTGGAACTCGCCCGCGACACGCTCAAGGACCCCATGATCTGGTTCCTGATCGGGGTCGGCCTGATTTACGCCGTGCTCGGCAATTACGCCGAGGCGGTCACGCTGGCGGTGGCGATTCTGCCGCTGATCGGCATGGATGCGTATCTGCACCGCCGGACCCGGGTGTCCACCGAGGGGCTCGGCCGGCGGCTCGCGCAGACGGCGCGGGTCGTTCGGGATGGCGTGCTGTCGGAAGTATCCGCCGCCGAACTGGTTCCCGGCGACCGCGTCCTCGTCGAAACCGGCGAGTCGTTTCCGGCCGACGGATTAATCGTCTCCGGAGAAGGTTTGCAGGCCGACGAATCGCCGCTGACCGGCGAGGCGTACCCGGTGCCGAAGAAGGCGCTCGCATCCGGGCCGGCCGCGTCGGACGAGTCCGTCTGGATCGACGGCGACCACTGGGGATTCGCCGGTACCCGCCTCCTGACCGGTCAGGCGGAATTGACGATGGCGTATACCGGCCGGCAGACCCTGTACGGCGAGATCGTTCGTACGGCGGCCGCGGGCGGACATGAGCGCACCCCTTTGCAGACGGCCATTTCCAACCTGGTGGTGCTGTTGACGGCGGCCGCCTGCGTGCTTTGTCTGATTCTGGCCGGGGTGCGGCTGCGCCAGGGCCACGGCTGGGTGGACGCCCTGGTCAGCGCGGCGACTCTCGCCGTGGCGGCCCTTCCCGAGGAGTTTCCGGTGGTGTTCACGATGTTCCTCGGCGTCGGCGCCTATCGGCTGGCACGGCGAAAAGCGCTGGTCCGCCGCGGCGTCTCGGTGGAGAACATCGGCCGCGTCACCTGCATCTGTTCCGACAAGACCGGAACCATCACCGAGGGCCGCCTTCGACTCGAACATCTGGCTCCGGCCGCGGGCTTTGGCGAAGACGAACTGCTCCGCTGGGCGGGTCTCGCTTCACGCGGGGAAAGCGGCGATCCCATGGATACGGCAATACTCGAACGCGCCGGAAAACATGCGGTTTCGGCCGTCGCCGATAGCGTGCTCGAGACCTATCCGTACACCGAGCAGCGCCGCCGCGAGACCGTGGTGGTTCGCATCGGCGGCAGGATATGCGTCGCCAGCAAGGGCGCTCCCGAAGTGCTGTTGCCTATGGCGAACCTCGGCGAGACGGAGCGGCTCGAATGGGCCGCCGAGGTCGAGCGGCTGGCCGCGGAAGGACACAAGGTTCTCGCCTGCGTGTACTGGCATCTGGATGATGCCGCCTGGAGCGGCGGCGAGCCGGACCGGGGCGGCCTGTTCGCGGGGCTGCTGGCTTTCGAGGATCCGATCCGGGACGGCGTGATCGAGGCGGTCCGGGAATGCCGCGCCGCCGGCATACGTGTGGTGATGGTCACCGGCGATCACCCGATGACGGCGGCCGGCGTGGCGCGGCAAATCGGGATGAAGGGTGACATGCTTCCGGGCGACGAGCTGGTCAGCCGTCTCGACGGCGGTGCGGCCCTCCGTGCGGATTTCGACGTGGTGGCGCGCGCCATGCCGGCCCAGAAGCTGGCCCTGGTGCGGGCCTTGAAGGCCCAGGGCGAGATCGTAGCGGTGACCGGCGACGGCGTGAACGATGTCCCCGCCCTGCAAGCCTCCGATATCGGCATCGCCATGGGCGAGCGCGGCACCCGCAGCGCGCGGGAAATCGCCTCCATCGTCCTGCTCGACGACAACTTCAACACCATCGTGCGGGCCATCGCCGAAGGGCGGCAGTTGTTTCGCAATTTGCGGCTCAGTTTCCAGTATCTGCTGCTGATCCACATTCCTCTGGTCATCACGGCCACTTTCATTCCGCTGAGCGGGCATCCCATCCTCTATCTGCCCGTTCATATCGTCTGGTTGGAGACCCTCATCCACCCGACCGCGCTCCTGGTGTTTCAGGAACTGCCGGCGCGAGGACCTTTGCGGCCGGTGCCGAAACGCCGCGCCGCGCGATTCTTCTCGGGCGGGGAGTGGTTCCTGATTGCCGTGATCGGAGCGCTGATCACGGCGCTGGTCCTGTGGGCTTACGACCGCAGCCTGTTGCCCGGCGGCAATGTCGAACATGCGCGCGCCATGGCCATGGTGGCGCTGACCTGTGCCAGCGCGGCGGCCACCGCGGTTCTGAGCCGCCTGCGGACGAAAAGCGCCTGGCTGATGGTCGCCGTGACGGTGGGCTCTTCGCTGGCCCTGGTGCAGACGCCCTGGCTGGCCGCGCGTTTGAGCCTGCAGCCCCTGCACGGGGACGACTGGCTGATCGCCATGTTCGGCGGGCTGTTATCCGTAGCCGGCCCGATTATTTTGTACGACGCGGGCCGGCGCCTGGTGCGGGCGCTCGGCGGTTCCGTCGTCTCTTACCTGCGTCGCGCCGCCGAGGGCGGTCGCAGCGAGGCCGCCCTTTCGCGATCGCCGGATGCGCCGCTCACCCGCTATGCCTGGCTATCGATCTTCGCGGCGCTCGGCACGATCGCCCTGAAGACGACGGCGTATCTCGTCACCGGTTCGGTGGCGCTGCTGTCGGATGCGGCCGAATCCCTGGTCAACCTGCTGGGCGCCGGAGCGGCCTTGATCGTACTCACGCTGGCTGCACGGCCCGCCGACAAAAATCATCCGTTCGGACACGGTCAGGCCGAATATTTTTCCAGCGGCTTCGAGGGCGCCCTGATTCTGGTGGCGGCCGCCGGTATCGTCTGGGCGGCCTGGGACAGGCTGATCCATCCTCAGGCGCTGGAGGCTCTCAACCTGGGCATGCTCGTTTCGGTGGCGGCGGCGCTGGTCAATCTGGCGGTGGCCCGGGTGCTGCTGCGGGTCGGGCGCAGGTCCGGATCGATCGCCTTGGAGGCGGACGGCAAGCATTTGATGACCGACGTCTGGACCACGGCCGCCGTCCTGGCCGGTCTGGGAGGAATCGCATTGACCGGCTGGCAATGGCTGGATCCGGCCATCGCAATCCTGGCGGCTGTCAATATCGTGGTTGCAGGCACCCGGCTCATACTGCGCTCGCTTTCGGGGCTCCTCGGCGCCGCCATCCCGTCCGAAGAACGACATCGCGTCGAACGGGTTCTCGACGACTACCGGCGGCAAGGCATCCGCTTTCACGACCTCCGCGCCCGCGTCTCCGGCACCCAGCGGCTGATCACCCTGCACGTGCTCGTTCCGGGCGCGATGACCGTCCGCGAGGGACATGAACTCCTGGAGCGGATCGAATCCGACATCCGCGGGGTGGTCCCGAATCTTCTCATCGTGACTCATATCGAACCGCTGGAAGACATGTCTTCATTTCGCCATGAAACATTGCAATGA
- a CDS encoding diguanylate cyclase domain-containing protein produces MILTRVLTLIVILSVGALGEFVARLEKQSAEREHRNQVLSVVGALRASLESELNATLHLTQGMIAYVATGSTLEPEVIEPMLKTLYEYGRHVRNIGLAPGNRLTYIYPLEGNDGALGLYYPDLKEQWPAVERTIRERKPRLAGPRQLMQGGLGLIYRIPVFLGAREEYWGLLSMVIDVDSLYARVGIAPTIGGLQLALRGLDGTGAQGDTFLGNAGLFQTDAVTAEVITPGGTWQMAARPATGWGQDKHIGWLRAGFWFVGMLLGGSLHQVMLFATRRQQLTEQLRQRTSELEQSHSRLIAEVDERKRLEEELRHFAFYDALTRLPNRRLFLDRLHQAQCNSARHKSHVAVMFLDLNNFKELNDTHGHDIGDRLLIDVARRLQRAVRESDTVARLGGDEFVVMLEGLGPEAETARMYANAIADNIREQLNQEYVLHDIRHHCSASIGVKLFLGTNEDPDQILKDADTEMYRVKQRCGRPAYGCI; encoded by the coding sequence ATGATATTGACCCGCGTACTGACGCTTATCGTGATATTGAGCGTCGGCGCTCTCGGGGAATTCGTGGCGCGGCTGGAAAAACAAAGCGCCGAACGCGAACATCGCAACCAGGTGCTGAGCGTGGTCGGAGCACTGAGAGCTTCGCTGGAAAGCGAACTCAACGCCACGCTCCACCTGACGCAGGGCATGATCGCTTATGTCGCCACCGGCTCGACCCTCGAACCCGAGGTGATCGAACCCATGCTCAAAACCCTGTACGAATATGGACGGCACGTCCGCAACATCGGACTCGCCCCCGGCAACCGCCTGACCTACATATACCCGCTTGAAGGCAACGACGGAGCGCTCGGACTCTATTATCCCGATCTGAAGGAACAATGGCCGGCCGTCGAGCGGACCATCCGCGAGCGCAAACCGCGACTGGCCGGCCCGAGACAATTGATGCAGGGCGGGCTGGGTCTTATCTACCGTATTCCGGTATTCCTCGGCGCCCGGGAGGAGTATTGGGGGCTGCTCAGCATGGTAATCGATGTCGACAGCCTGTATGCCCGTGTCGGCATCGCACCCACGATCGGGGGATTGCAGCTCGCCCTACGGGGCCTGGACGGAACCGGCGCGCAGGGTGACACCTTCCTCGGCAACGCCGGATTATTCCAAACCGATGCGGTTACCGCGGAGGTCATCACGCCGGGCGGAACCTGGCAAATGGCAGCACGGCCCGCCACCGGCTGGGGCCAGGACAAACACATCGGATGGCTGCGCGCCGGCTTTTGGTTCGTCGGCATGTTGCTGGGCGGTTCCCTGCATCAGGTCATGCTTTTCGCCACCCGACGCCAGCAATTGACGGAGCAGTTACGGCAGCGCACCAGCGAACTCGAACAAAGCCATTCCAGACTCATCGCAGAAGTCGACGAGCGCAAGCGTCTCGAAGAGGAATTGCGGCATTTTGCCTTTTATGACGCCTTGACTCGGCTACCCAATCGCCGACTGTTTCTGGATCGCCTTCATCAGGCGCAATGCAACAGCGCGCGCCACAAGTCCCATGTCGCCGTGATGTTTCTCGATCTGAACAATTTCAAGGAGCTCAACGACACGCACGGTCACGATATCGGCGACCGCCTTCTGATCGATGTCGCCCGGCGCCTGCAACGCGCCGTGCGGGAAAGCGACACGGTCGCCCGGCTCGGCGGCGATGAATTCGTGGTGATGCTGGAAGGGCTCGGTCCCGAGGCGGAAACAGCCCGGATGTATGCCAATGCCATTGCCGACAACATCCGCGAGCAGCTGAACCAGGAGTATGTATTGCACGATATCCGGCACCATTGTTCAGCCAGCATCGGCGTCAAACTGTTTCTGGGCACCAACGAGGACCCCGACCAAATTCTCAAGGATGCCGACACGGAAATGTACCGCGTCAAACAGCGGTGCGGCAGACCGGCGTACGGCTGCATATGA
- a CDS encoding APC family permease, with protein sequence MSETHRLGVQNRSPLKRAIGPGLLFFLVLGDVIGTGIYALIGSVAGHIGGALWLPFLVAFGVAFLTAFSYLELVGKYPRAAGAALYTQRAFRMPFLTFLVAFAVMSSGITAAAAAARAFAATYLQPFVAWPVLPVAVGFLIVLGLVNFRGVAESVWINMVLTGVELSGLLIVIAIGAYAAAGGQGEPGRLLEFASDGRSVLLSVTAATSLAFFAMVGFEDAVNMAEECRDPARIFPRSLLSGLAAAAVIYGLVTVAASLLVPAELLSAAGSDALLKVVATGAPEFPLKLFAGIGLLAVINSALINMLMASRLLYGMANERILPPLFGTVHPSRRTPWVSILCTTAIAVVLVVAAGEDAVRKLGSTTALLLLCVFTGVNIACLVLRRERVEHAHFRAPPGTPVLGAILCAYLALPGLSGRPAGDYEIALALLGVGVVLWGVNRWWSGRPKPIRNRS encoded by the coding sequence ATGAGCGAGACCCATCGGCTCGGGGTTCAGAACCGGTCGCCTCTGAAGCGGGCGATCGGGCCCGGGCTACTCTTCTTCCTGGTGCTTGGCGACGTCATCGGTACCGGTATCTACGCGCTCATCGGCAGCGTCGCCGGGCACATCGGGGGCGCGCTGTGGCTGCCGTTTCTCGTGGCATTCGGCGTCGCTTTCCTGACCGCGTTCAGCTACCTGGAGCTGGTCGGCAAGTATCCGCGTGCAGCCGGCGCCGCATTGTACACCCAGCGGGCATTTCGGATGCCATTCCTGACTTTCCTGGTCGCCTTCGCGGTGATGAGTTCGGGTATCACGGCCGCCGCGGCGGCGGCCCGCGCCTTCGCGGCCACCTACCTGCAGCCGTTCGTCGCCTGGCCGGTGCTGCCGGTGGCGGTCGGATTTCTCATCGTCCTCGGCCTGGTCAATTTCCGCGGGGTGGCCGAGTCGGTCTGGATCAACATGGTGCTTACGGGGGTCGAGCTATCGGGCCTTCTGATCGTCATCGCCATCGGAGCGTACGCGGCGGCCGGCGGCCAGGGCGAGCCGGGCCGGCTCCTGGAGTTCGCCAGCGACGGCCGAAGCGTGCTGCTCTCGGTCACGGCCGCCACTTCACTGGCTTTCTTTGCCATGGTCGGATTCGAGGATGCGGTGAACATGGCCGAAGAATGCCGCGATCCGGCACGGATCTTCCCGCGCTCGCTGTTGTCGGGCCTGGCGGCCGCAGCCGTGATTTACGGGCTCGTGACAGTCGCCGCTTCACTGCTGGTTCCGGCCGAGCTGCTTTCGGCCGCGGGGTCCGATGCCTTGCTGAAGGTGGTCGCCACCGGCGCGCCGGAGTTTCCGCTGAAGCTGTTCGCCGGTATCGGCCTGCTTGCCGTGATCAACTCCGCCCTGATCAATATGCTGATGGCCAGCCGCCTTTTGTACGGCATGGCGAACGAGCGGATTCTGCCGCCGCTGTTCGGTACCGTACACCCGTCCCGCCGCACGCCCTGGGTATCGATTCTGTGCACCACGGCGATCGCGGTAGTGCTGGTCGTGGCGGCCGGTGAGGACGCCGTGAGAAAGCTGGGGAGCACCACGGCCCTGCTGTTGCTGTGCGTCTTCACCGGAGTCAATATCGCCTGTCTGGTGCTGCGCCGCGAGCGCGTCGAACATGCGCATTTCCGGGCGCCGCCCGGAACGCCCGTGCTGGGCGCGATTCTTTGCGCTTATCTGGCTCTTCCAGGGTTGTCCGGTCGTCCTGCCGGCGACTACGAGATCGCACTCGCTCTGCTGGGCGTCGGGGTCGTGTTGTGGGGAGTCAACCGCTGGTGGAGCGGCCGGCCGAAACCGATCCGGAATCGATCATGA
- a CDS encoding Rieske (2Fe-2S) protein — protein MAFEDVCKQNLIAEGEVVPCKVGDKEIVIMWADGGEPKAYEARCPHEGVSLGQGDFNGRILYCIAHGWVFDGRCGKSLQPAGWQMKEYPMRVQNGIVQVDITG, from the coding sequence ATGGCCTTTGAAGACGTTTGTAAACAAAACCTGATTGCCGAGGGGGAGGTGGTGCCCTGCAAGGTGGGTGACAAAGAGATCGTCATTATGTGGGCGGATGGCGGGGAGCCGAAAGCTTATGAGGCCCGTTGCCCGCATGAAGGCGTTTCCCTGGGTCAGGGCGATTTCAACGGCAGAATTCTTTATTGCATCGCCCACGGATGGGTGTTCGACGGGCGCTGCGGCAAGTCTCTGCAGCCGGCCGGATGGCAGATGAAGGAATATCCCATGCGCGTACAGAACGGAATAGTGCAGGTTGACATCACCGGCTAG
- the trxA gene encoding thioredoxin encodes MAVIEVTDDTFQQVIDENPIVILDFWATWCGPCRAFAPVFEAASEKHADVLFGKIDTDQQQQLSRGFDIRSVPTLMVLRDKIMVVRESGALPASSLEKVIEHVRGLDMDKIRAELEARDKASTPA; translated from the coding sequence ATGGCCGTCATCGAAGTCACCGACGACACCTTCCAGCAGGTGATCGACGAAAATCCCATCGTCATTCTGGATTTCTGGGCAACCTGGTGCGGCCCATGCCGTGCTTTTGCGCCCGTTTTCGAAGCCGCCTCCGAAAAACATGCCGATGTGTTATTCGGCAAGATCGATACCGATCAACAGCAGCAACTTTCGCGAGGGTTCGACATCCGCTCGGTGCCGACGCTCATGGTGTTGCGGGACAAGATCATGGTGGTCCGGGAATCCGGCGCCTTACCCGCCAGTTCGCTGGAAAAGGTCATCGAGCATGTTCGCGGTCTCGATATGGACAAGATTCGCGCGGAACTCGAGGCCAGGGACAAGGCTTCGACTCCGGCCTGA
- a CDS encoding dienelactone hydrolase family protein produces the protein MIEISAADGHVFSAYRAEPADAPKGAVVVLQEVFGVNPYIRKLTDTFAANGYLAIAPCLFDRVKKNVELGYDDAGVAEGLELVNQVGLNNAIADIQAVVETAGSAGKVAIVGYDWGGYLAYHAANMVKGLTCVSGYYPCGVAHDLYGRRRIPTLLHFGSRDTYIPYEQIVHFRAARPDVSVFDYPAGHGFACEERDTYDAAAAQKAFERTFTLISHNLQGPPPVTLKNQGAYAATKVEKKKKPASDDLGPPMD, from the coding sequence ATGATCGAGATTTCTGCAGCCGACGGCCACGTGTTTTCCGCTTATCGGGCCGAGCCGGCGGACGCTCCCAAGGGGGCGGTAGTAGTACTTCAGGAGGTATTCGGTGTCAACCCGTACATTCGGAAGCTGACCGACACATTTGCGGCGAACGGTTATCTGGCGATTGCGCCATGCCTGTTCGACCGGGTGAAGAAGAACGTCGAGCTGGGCTATGACGACGCCGGCGTCGCCGAGGGCCTGGAACTGGTGAATCAGGTGGGACTGAACAATGCCATCGCCGATATCCAGGCGGTGGTCGAAACCGCCGGAAGCGCCGGCAAGGTGGCCATAGTCGGCTACGACTGGGGCGGCTATCTCGCCTACCATGCGGCCAATATGGTGAAAGGGCTGACTTGCGTCAGCGGCTATTATCCCTGCGGAGTCGCCCACGACTTGTACGGAAGGCGGAGAATTCCGACGCTGCTGCATTTCGGCTCCCGTGACACCTATATTCCCTACGAGCAAATCGTTCATTTCCGCGCCGCCAGACCGGATGTCAGCGTATTCGATTACCCGGCGGGACACGGATTCGCCTGTGAAGAACGGGATACTTACGACGCCGCAGCGGCGCAGAAGGCCTTCGAGCGCACTTTCACGCTGATTTCCCACAACCTGCAAGGCCCCCCGCCCGTTACCCTGAAAAACCAAGGCGCCTATGCCGCGACCAAGGTCGAAAAGAAGAAAAAGCCGGCTTCGGACGACCTGGGGCCGCCGATGGATTAA
- a CDS encoding response regulator transcription factor: MKNDRHSMPAPCTIASADIVGEFRVGDNWYWITKIRTDAVSDTEQSKNNVLCRFDLNGQQCSIIQVASESIEEIRSLTELLTARELQIAALVAMGCANKRVARLLNISEWTVATYLRRIYMKLGVETRAAMASRCASLIRRDGCGHPVQ; the protein is encoded by the coding sequence ATGAAGAACGACAGGCATTCTATGCCGGCGCCATGCACCATCGCTTCCGCCGACATCGTCGGAGAATTCCGGGTGGGCGACAATTGGTACTGGATCACCAAGATCCGGACCGATGCCGTCTCCGATACGGAACAGTCGAAAAATAACGTACTTTGCCGCTTCGACCTGAACGGTCAACAGTGCTCCATCATCCAAGTCGCCAGCGAATCGATCGAAGAGATACGCTCCCTCACCGAACTACTGACGGCCCGTGAACTGCAAATCGCCGCGCTGGTCGCCATGGGCTGCGCCAACAAACGAGTAGCGCGCCTGCTCAATATCAGCGAGTGGACGGTGGCGACTTATCTGCGCCGGATATACATGAAACTGGGCGTGGAAACCCGAGCGGCGATGGCCTCTCGCTGCGCGTCCCTGATCAGACGGGACGGGTGCGGGCATCCCGTGCAGTGA
- a CDS encoding phage tail sheath family protein, with the protein MVQVSYPGVYIQEIPSGFRAISGVSTSIAAFVGMAKRGPLREPIRVLGFKDYERVFSADTSQGEMTDQVRQFFINGGEQAFVVRIADAAAQEATADLRNESGSIVLTLESRDAGLDANQIRARVDYNTASPERTFNLTVFRETFGADGRPMISALETHKDLGMDPDGPRFAPIVIDQQSQLVRHTTDPAVAATNLANVNAAATLNAFSVSAALFADEAAVEAAVTAAIGGAASGRFRIKVGDAPWLTVELDSAGFAFADIAGRINAMLATHTPVQVTTPTPANSPLRIEADTPGHDVLIERSPQLDIAQALGLGVAQGGIEVGSFAAARPVPSSLVSVLDGAGAGDLAALLALGGAAKASLDNVGVATVRPFTVAQADIAYPAAAGNLNQGTNTGLSLRNIRENLQAIANALSAESDDWRAEVHGHRLVLIPAFGDSSSGVGAAFTSQTPNLGGANQIFDGITGGRAAVALGGGSDGGVPAAPDYDAAYRQLDEKVDLFNLLVLPKSTDDTGDPSIRSTLWGAASAFCQKKRAFLIADLEPAQQTPDGVLQSLQDLRTGVVKDHMAVWWPQVTVSSNGTRKNIDPSGSIAGLMSRIDGSRGVWKAPAGLEADIRGVLGARVPMSDEQNGLINPEAINAVRAFPAGVVSWGARTLDGFDNSGNTDYRYVPVRRFALFIEESLVRGLRFAIFEPNDEPLWAQIRLAGGAFMNGLFRKGAFAGRTSREAYFVKADAETTTPQDQALGVVNVLVGFAPLRPAEFIVITLQQLAGQVQV; encoded by the coding sequence ATGGTTCAGGTCAGTTATCCGGGCGTATACATTCAGGAAATCCCTTCCGGTTTCCGTGCCATTTCCGGCGTTTCCACCTCGATCGCGGCTTTCGTGGGCATGGCCAAACGCGGGCCCTTGCGAGAGCCCATCCGCGTTCTCGGCTTCAAGGATTACGAGCGGGTATTCTCGGCCGACACCTCGCAAGGCGAGATGACCGACCAGGTCCGGCAGTTTTTCATCAATGGCGGCGAGCAGGCCTTCGTCGTACGCATTGCGGACGCCGCCGCCCAGGAAGCGACCGCCGATTTGCGGAACGAGAGCGGTTCAATCGTACTCACGCTGGAATCGCGGGACGCCGGGCTGGACGCCAACCAGATCCGTGCGCGCGTGGACTACAACACGGCGAGTCCCGAGCGAACCTTCAATCTGACCGTGTTCCGCGAGACTTTTGGCGCCGACGGAAGGCCGATGATTTCTGCTCTGGAGACGCACAAGGACCTTGGCATGGACCCCGACGGGCCGCGCTTTGCGCCAATCGTCATCGATCAGCAGTCCCAACTGGTGCGCCATACCACGGACCCGGCGGTCGCCGCTACAAACCTCGCCAACGTCAACGCCGCCGCCACCTTGAACGCATTCTCCGTCTCCGCCGCCCTGTTTGCCGATGAGGCCGCGGTCGAAGCCGCGGTGACCGCCGCCATCGGCGGCGCGGCCAGCGGACGCTTCCGGATCAAGGTCGGTGACGCGCCCTGGCTGACGGTGGAGTTGGACAGCGCAGGGTTCGCCTTCGCGGACATCGCCGGCCGCATCAATGCCATGCTGGCCACTCACACCCCAGTGCAGGTCACCACGCCCACGCCCGCGAACTCTCCCTTGAGGATAGAGGCGGATACGCCCGGCCATGATGTTCTCATCGAACGTTCGCCCCAGCTCGACATCGCCCAGGCGCTGGGCTTGGGCGTCGCGCAGGGCGGGATCGAGGTGGGAAGTTTCGCGGCGGCGCGCCCCGTGCCGTCGTCCCTGGTCTCCGTACTGGACGGGGCCGGCGCCGGAGATCTGGCGGCGCTGCTCGCGCTCGGCGGCGCGGCCAAGGCGAGTCTGGACAATGTCGGCGTCGCGACGGTGAGGCCGTTTACGGTCGCTCAGGCGGACATCGCCTATCCGGCAGCCGCCGGCAACCTGAACCAGGGGACCAACACCGGGCTTTCGCTGCGAAACATCCGGGAAAATCTCCAGGCCATCGCCAATGCGCTGTCCGCGGAAAGCGACGATTGGCGGGCGGAGGTCCATGGACACCGGCTGGTGCTGATACCCGCGTTCGGCGATTCGAGCAGCGGGGTCGGCGCCGCGTTTACCTCTCAGACTCCGAACCTGGGCGGGGCGAACCAGATTTTCGACGGGATCACGGGGGGGCGTGCAGCGGTAGCCTTGGGGGGCGGTTCGGATGGCGGCGTTCCGGCAGCGCCGGATTATGACGCCGCCTACCGGCAGCTCGATGAGAAGGTGGACCTGTTCAACCTGCTGGTTCTGCCCAAGAGCACCGACGATACCGGAGACCCGAGCATACGCTCGACCTTGTGGGGAGCGGCCAGCGCGTTCTGCCAGAAAAAACGCGCATTCCTTATCGCCGACCTCGAGCCGGCGCAGCAGACCCCCGACGGCGTGTTGCAGTCCTTGCAGGACCTGCGGACCGGCGTGGTGAAAGATCACATGGCGGTTTGGTGGCCGCAGGTGACCGTCAGTTCCAACGGGACGCGAAAGAACATCGACCCCAGCGGCTCCATCGCCGGCCTGATGTCGCGCATCGACGGCAGCCGCGGCGTGTGGAAGGCGCCGGCCGGACTCGAGGCCGATATCCGCGGCGTCCTGGGCGCCCGGGTGCCGATGTCGGACGAGCAGAACGGCTTGATCAATCCGGAAGCCATCAACGCCGTGCGGGCATTCCCGGCGGGCGTGGTGAGCTGGGGCGCCCGCACGCTGGACGGATTCGATAACTCGGGCAATACGGACTACCGTTACGTGCCGGTCCGCCGCTTCGCGCTTTTCATCGAGGAGAGCCTGGTGCGCGGCTTGCGCTTCGCGATCTTCGAACCGAACGACGAACCTTTGTGGGCGCAGATTCGCCTTGCCGGCGGCGCCTTCATGAACGGTCTGTTCCGCAAAGGCGCTTTTGCCGGCCGGACCTCGCGGGAGGCTTATTTCGTCAAGGCGGATGCCGAGACCACGACGCCTCAGGACCAGGCGCTCGGCGTCGTCAATGTTTTGGTCGGATTTGCACCGCTGCGGCCGGCCGAGTTCATCGTCATCACGCTACAGCAGCTCGCTGGACAGGTTCAGGTCTAG